A stretch of the Streptomyces sp. NBC_01428 genome encodes the following:
- a CDS encoding asparaginase, with the protein MNPALAYGGPRSAAAPVIREPLHAPVAQLVRGGVIEGIHYGSVVVLAADGGVDLQLGDIEAAFYPRSALKPVQAVAMLRAGLPLDGELLALAAASHSGEERHLAGARRILERAGLTEDRLRNTPDLPYGPAVREAWTRAGRPASRLAQNCSGKHAAMLYTARLNDWTLDDYLDPEHPLQRAVAETVEDLTGQAVAQVTVDGCGAPLFSVSLHGLARAVVRIAGAAPGTPEARVARAMREHAEMVSGEGRDVAALMRAVPGLVAKDGFEGVQVAALPDGRAVAVKIADGADRARVPVAAAALARAGVDPAALTAFAGAPLLGGGAVVGHIRPVRALDPLGAVAHV; encoded by the coding sequence GTGAACCCGGCCCTGGCCTACGGCGGCCCGCGCTCCGCGGCGGCGCCCGTCATCCGCGAGCCCCTGCACGCACCCGTCGCCCAGCTCGTCCGCGGCGGCGTCATCGAGGGCATCCACTACGGCTCGGTCGTCGTCCTGGCCGCCGACGGCGGCGTGGACCTCCAGCTCGGCGACATCGAGGCCGCCTTCTACCCGCGCTCCGCGCTCAAGCCCGTACAGGCCGTCGCCATGCTGCGCGCCGGGCTGCCGCTCGACGGTGAACTGCTCGCCCTGGCCGCCGCGAGCCACTCCGGGGAGGAGCGGCACCTCGCCGGAGCCCGCCGCATCCTGGAGCGGGCCGGACTGACCGAGGACCGGCTGCGCAACACCCCCGACCTGCCCTACGGCCCCGCCGTCCGGGAGGCCTGGACCCGAGCCGGGCGGCCCGCCTCCCGGCTCGCCCAGAACTGCTCCGGCAAGCACGCGGCCATGCTGTACACCGCCCGCCTGAACGACTGGACGCTCGACGACTACCTCGACCCGGAGCACCCGCTCCAGCGGGCCGTCGCCGAGACCGTCGAGGACCTCACCGGTCAGGCCGTCGCCCAGGTCACCGTCGACGGCTGCGGCGCGCCCCTGTTCTCCGTCTCGCTGCACGGCCTCGCCCGCGCCGTCGTCCGGATCGCGGGAGCCGCGCCGGGCACCCCCGAGGCACGGGTGGCCCGCGCGATGCGCGAGCACGCCGAGATGGTCTCGGGGGAGGGCCGCGACGTGGCGGCCCTCATGCGCGCCGTCCCGGGACTCGTCGCCAAGGACGGGTTCGAGGGCGTGCAGGTCGCGGCGCTGCCGGACGGCCGCGCCGTCGCCGTGAAGATCGCCGACGGCGCCGACCGGGCACGCGTCCCGGTGGCCGCCGCGGCGCTCGCCCGGGCCGGGGTCGACCCGGCGGCCCTGACCGCCTTCGCCGGGGCGCCGCTCCTCGGCGGCGGCGCGGTGGTCGGGCACATCCGTCCCGTCCGGGCCCTCGACCCGCTGGGCGCGGTGGCCCACGTCTGA
- a CDS encoding glutaminase, whose amino-acid sequence MVIMPGESSYPSSLTFQPVLERIATEVAQTPGRGRPADYIPALAACDPRRFGMAVAELDGTVYGVGDWREPFSTQSITKVFTLALDLAREGDALWDHVGREPSGNPFNSLVQLEYENGIPRNPFINAGALVVTDRLQTRTGDAAGALLEFLQAESGNPGLAFDQDIAASEAANGDRNAALGHFMASYGNIDNQVPVLLEQYFLQCSIAASCADLALATGFLARHGIRADGSRLLTQSQAKQINAIMLTCGTYDAAGDFAYRVGLPGKSGVGGGIIAVVPGRCTLCVWSPGLDERGNSVAGVAALDRFTTLTGVSVF is encoded by the coding sequence ATGGTGATCATGCCTGGGGAATCGTCGTATCCGTCGTCGCTGACGTTCCAGCCCGTGCTGGAGCGGATCGCCACCGAGGTCGCCCAGACGCCCGGACGCGGCCGGCCCGCCGACTACATCCCGGCGCTGGCCGCCTGCGACCCGCGCCGCTTCGGCATGGCCGTCGCCGAACTCGACGGCACGGTGTACGGCGTGGGGGACTGGCGGGAGCCGTTCTCCACGCAGTCCATCACCAAGGTCTTCACCCTCGCCCTCGACCTGGCACGTGAGGGCGACGCTCTGTGGGACCACGTCGGGCGCGAACCCTCCGGCAACCCGTTCAACTCCCTCGTCCAGCTGGAGTACGAGAACGGCATCCCCCGCAACCCCTTCATCAACGCGGGCGCCCTCGTCGTCACCGACCGGCTGCAGACCCGGACCGGCGACGCGGCCGGCGCGCTGCTGGAGTTCCTGCAAGCCGAGAGCGGCAACCCCGGTCTCGCCTTCGACCAGGACATCGCCGCGTCCGAGGCCGCGAACGGCGACCGCAACGCCGCACTCGGCCACTTCATGGCGTCGTACGGCAACATCGACAACCAGGTCCCGGTGCTCCTGGAGCAGTACTTCCTCCAGTGCTCGATCGCCGCGTCCTGTGCCGACCTCGCCCTGGCCACCGGTTTCCTCGCCCGGCACGGCATCCGTGCCGACGGCAGCCGGCTGCTCACCCAGAGCCAGGCCAAGCAGATCAACGCGATCATGCTGACCTGCGGGACGTACGACGCGGCGGGCGACTTCGCGTACCGGGTGGGGCTGCCCGGCAAGAGCGGGGTGGGCGGCGGGATCATCGCCGTGGTGCCGGGCCGCTGCACGCTCTGCGTCTGGAGCCCGGGACTCGACGAACGCGGCAACTCGGTCGCGGGCGTGGCAGCCCTGGACCGCTTCACCACCCTCACCGGAGTGTCGGTGTTCTAG
- the mptB gene encoding polyprenol phosphomannose-dependent alpha 1,6 mannosyltransferase MptB, with protein sequence MGFPVDLRRCQALGLAGTAFLALGGETAGALPAHDFLAPGSVQAVLGLVGVYFGVVLLIAAWVLLGGVVRGPEPPTPRSLLLVLAVWAAPLLLAPPLFSRDVYSYLAQGAMVDAHIDVYAYGPAQLGGPLADEVAPVWQQTATPYGPVFLVVASVLSALTRGQLPAGLLGMRLIALLGVALMAAALPRLARHSGADPAAALWLGALNPLVLLHLVAGAHNDAIMLGLLGVGLVAARGRWPVLGVVLITLAALVKAPAALGLVAVVALRSRGRGPRAVLRYTVTTATAAAATTVAATAAAGTGYGWIAALKTPVSPHNWSPTSLLGRVTGAALDQLGSGLAPFALPAWHAAGLLVTAALLLFIWLRLRPGPVYALGLSLAAVAVFGPAVRPWYALWGLFLIAAAAPTGSVRTRVAAASAVLALTVLPSGAPADVEQVILAVSGGVLALVVLCQAHQAARPQSPVRERTA encoded by the coding sequence ATGGGTTTCCCCGTCGATCTCCGTCGCTGTCAGGCACTCGGCCTGGCCGGTACCGCCTTCCTCGCGCTGGGCGGCGAGACCGCCGGGGCGCTGCCCGCCCACGACTTCCTCGCCCCCGGCTCGGTGCAGGCCGTACTGGGCCTCGTCGGCGTGTACTTCGGCGTCGTCCTGCTGATAGCGGCCTGGGTGCTGCTCGGCGGAGTCGTCCGCGGGCCCGAACCGCCCACCCCGCGTTCCCTGTTGCTCGTCCTCGCCGTCTGGGCGGCACCGCTGCTGCTCGCGCCACCCCTGTTCAGCCGGGACGTCTACAGCTACCTCGCGCAGGGCGCGATGGTCGACGCCCACATCGACGTGTACGCGTACGGGCCCGCGCAGCTCGGCGGACCGCTCGCCGACGAGGTGGCGCCCGTCTGGCAGCAGACGGCGACGCCGTACGGACCGGTCTTCCTCGTCGTCGCCTCCGTCCTGTCGGCCCTGACCCGCGGTCAGCTGCCGGCGGGACTGCTCGGCATGCGCCTGATCGCGCTGCTCGGCGTCGCCCTGATGGCGGCGGCGCTGCCCCGCCTCGCCCGGCACAGCGGCGCCGATCCGGCCGCCGCGCTGTGGCTCGGCGCCCTCAACCCGCTGGTCCTCCTGCATCTGGTGGCCGGCGCGCACAACGACGCCATCATGCTCGGCCTCCTCGGCGTCGGTCTGGTGGCCGCGCGCGGCCGGTGGCCCGTCCTCGGGGTCGTCCTGATCACGCTCGCCGCCCTGGTCAAGGCGCCCGCGGCGCTCGGCCTGGTGGCAGTCGTCGCCCTGCGCTCGCGCGGGCGGGGACCCCGGGCGGTGCTGCGGTACACCGTGACCACCGCGACGGCGGCCGCCGCCACGACCGTGGCCGCGACGGCGGCCGCGGGGACCGGGTACGGCTGGATCGCCGCCCTGAAGACCCCCGTCTCCCCGCACAACTGGTCGCCCACCAGCCTCCTGGGCCGCGTCACCGGCGCCGCCCTCGACCAACTGGGCAGCGGGCTCGCACCGTTCGCCCTGCCCGCCTGGCACGCCGCCGGACTCCTCGTCACCGCAGCCCTGCTGCTGTTCATATGGCTGCGGCTGCGGCCGGGGCCCGTCTACGCGCTCGGCCTCAGCCTGGCCGCCGTCGCGGTGTTCGGACCGGCGGTCCGGCCCTGGTACGCGCTGTGGGGCCTGTTCCTGATCGCCGCGGCGGCGCCCACCGGATCGGTGCGGACCCGGGTCGCCGCCGCCAGCGCCGTGCTCGCCCTCACGGTGCTGCCGAGCGGCGCCCCGGCCGACGTGGAACAGGTGATCCTCGCCGTCTCCGGGGGCGTCCTCGCCCTCGTCGTCCTCTGCCAGGCCCACCAGGCGGCCCGGCCGCAGTCACCGGTACGGGAGCGAACGGCATGA